A window of Metabacillus sp. B2-18 contains these coding sequences:
- a CDS encoding 3-hydroxybutyryl-CoA dehydrogenase — MNIQKIMVIGAGQMGSGIAQVCAMAGFQVILHDMKQEIAEKGLNSIQKQLQRQVEKGKLSEQDKDETLKRLTPSNSIEDAKEVDFIIEAVIEKMEVKTTLFQQLDTLAPEGVILATNTSSLPITEIAASTKRPDRVIGMHFMNPVPVMKLVEIIRGLATSDEVYQQIEDLTKKLNKTPVEVKDFPGFVSNRILMPMINEAIFTVYEGVAEPEAVDEVMKLGMNHPMGPLTLADFIGLDTCLYIMETLHEGFGDDKYRPCPLLRKYVKAGWLGKKTGRGFYQYS; from the coding sequence ATGAATATTCAAAAAATCATGGTTATCGGTGCCGGACAAATGGGCTCAGGCATTGCCCAAGTATGTGCCATGGCAGGCTTTCAAGTGATACTTCATGACATGAAACAGGAAATCGCTGAAAAAGGTTTAAATTCCATTCAAAAGCAATTACAAAGGCAAGTGGAAAAGGGAAAGCTTTCTGAGCAGGATAAAGATGAAACTCTAAAGAGACTAACACCTTCTAATTCGATTGAAGATGCCAAAGAAGTTGATTTCATTATCGAGGCTGTGATTGAAAAAATGGAAGTGAAAACAACACTATTCCAGCAACTCGATACTCTTGCACCAGAGGGGGTTATTTTGGCAACAAACACTTCTTCCTTACCAATTACAGAAATTGCCGCATCTACAAAACGACCCGATCGCGTAATCGGCATGCACTTTATGAATCCTGTTCCTGTTATGAAGCTGGTTGAAATTATCCGCGGGCTTGCTACTTCTGATGAAGTTTATCAGCAAATTGAAGATCTTACGAAAAAATTAAATAAAACACCTGTTGAAGTAAAAGACTTCCCAGGCTTCGTTTCCAACCGTATTTTAATGCCGATGATCAATGAAGCGATTTTTACTGTGTATGAAGGAGTGGCAGAGCCGGAAGCAGTTGATGAAGTGATGAAACTTGGTATGAATCATCCAATGGGTCCGTTAACTTTAGCAGACTTCATTGGACTAGACACATGCTTATACATTATGGAAACACTCCACGAAGGCTTTGGGGATGATAAATACCGTCCATGTCCATTGTTACGGAAGTATGTGAAAGCAGGCTGGCTTGGAAAAAAAACTGGTAGAGGGTTTTATCAGTATTCCTAA
- a CDS encoding acetyl-CoA C-acetyltransferase, with protein sequence MAKTVILSGVRTPVGKFGGALSTLTASELGGIAIKEALTRASVQPEEVQEVIIGNVLQGGQGQIPSRQAARAANLPWNVKTETVNKVCASGLRSVTMADQIIRAGDEGVIVAGGMESMSNAPYMMPKARWGFRMGDHAVKDLMIYDGLTCSFTGVHMGTYGNSTSKELEITRQQQDEWALRSHQRTVAAQEAGILGEEIVAVEVPQRKGDPIVVDKDEAPRKDTSIERLAKLNPVFDHDGTITAGNAPGINDGAAALVLMSDERAKSEGREPLATILAHSAIAVEAEDFPKTPGLVINELLSKTGKTVEDIDLFEINEAFATVALAANQIAGLDPEKVNVNGGAVAIGHPIGASGARILITLIHELKRRGGGIGIAAICSGGGQGDAIMIEV encoded by the coding sequence ATGGCAAAAACCGTTATTTTAAGTGGAGTCAGAACACCTGTGGGGAAATTTGGTGGAGCTCTTTCAACATTAACAGCGTCAGAGCTTGGGGGAATCGCCATAAAGGAGGCGTTAACAAGAGCAAGTGTTCAGCCTGAAGAAGTCCAAGAAGTGATTATCGGAAATGTTCTGCAAGGAGGACAAGGGCAAATTCCATCGCGTCAAGCGGCCCGTGCGGCAAACCTGCCATGGAATGTAAAAACAGAAACAGTAAATAAGGTTTGTGCATCTGGACTAAGAAGCGTCACAATGGCAGATCAAATCATTCGTGCCGGAGACGAGGGAGTGATTGTAGCCGGAGGCATGGAATCAATGAGCAATGCACCCTATATGATGCCAAAAGCAAGATGGGGATTTCGTATGGGTGATCATGCTGTGAAGGATTTAATGATTTATGATGGATTAACATGTAGCTTTACTGGTGTTCACATGGGCACATACGGTAACAGCACATCAAAAGAGCTTGAAATCACCCGACAACAGCAGGATGAGTGGGCATTAAGAAGCCATCAGCGCACGGTTGCTGCTCAGGAAGCGGGAATTTTAGGTGAAGAAATAGTTGCTGTTGAAGTACCACAGCGTAAAGGAGACCCAATTGTGGTCGACAAAGATGAAGCACCACGTAAAGACACATCAATAGAAAGATTAGCAAAGCTGAACCCTGTTTTTGATCATGATGGAACGATCACAGCAGGTAATGCGCCAGGAATTAATGACGGAGCAGCAGCTCTTGTGTTAATGAGTGATGAAAGGGCGAAAAGTGAAGGCAGAGAGCCTCTTGCAACCATTCTTGCTCATTCAGCAATAGCTGTTGAAGCTGAAGATTTTCCTAAAACCCCGGGACTTGTCATTAATGAGCTATTAAGCAAAACGGGTAAAACCGTTGAAGATATCGATTTATTTGAAATCAATGAAGCATTTGCAACCGTTGCATTAGCCGCAAACCAAATTGCCGGTCTTGATCCGGAAAAGGTAAATGTAAACGGTGGGGCTGTTGCAATTGGTCACCCAATCGGTGCAAGTGGAGCAAGAATTCTCATCACCTTAATTCATGAACTAAAACGCAGAGGCGGCGGTATCGGCATCGCAGCTATCTGCAGCGGCGGCGGCCAAGGCGACGCCATCATGATTGAAGTTTAA
- a CDS encoding (Fe-S)-binding protein produces the protein MGALLWVNLLAFLIVTAYAFHLFIYLIRTRMAYIKLGKKVEFDGKVKERLEKIWVNVFGQKKLLKDKKSGIIHVMFFYGFILVQFGAIDFIIKGLVPGAHLPLGPLYPAFTFFQEIITFMILVAVVWAFHRRYVEKLVRLKRGFKSGLVLLFIGGLMLSVLLGNGMGLIWHDHDLTWSEPLASSFAFLLSFVGETGSIVIFYIAWWIHLLFLLTFLVYVPQSKHAHLIAGPANVYFNRTSNPGKLEKIDFEDETQESFGVGKIEDFTQPQLIDLYACVECGRCTNMCPATGTGKILSPMDLIIKLRDHLTFTGAAVTQKQPWVPAVAFSGTKGNQIAMMAASSGAQETAATGYSASLIGDVITEEEIWACTTCRNCEDQCPVMNEHVDKIIDMRRYLVLTEGKMDADAQRAMTNIERQGNPWGLNRKERETWREAREDVHVPTVKEMSKSGEEFEYLFWVGSMGSYDNRSQKIALSFAKLLNEAGVKFAILGNKEKNSGDTPRRLGNEFLFQELATKNIDEFVKNDVKKIVTIDPHAYNIFKNEYPDFGLEAEVYHHTELLAELVASGRLKPSLPVNETITFHDSCYLGRYNEVYDAPRNILKAIPGVKLIEMERNREKGMCCGAGGGLMWTEEDTGSRINVARTEQALAVNPSVISSGCPYCLTMLSDGTKAKEVEETVSTYDVAELLEKSIFGEQKELVS, from the coding sequence ATGGGCGCATTACTTTGGGTAAATTTACTTGCATTTTTAATTGTAACCGCTTACGCATTCCATCTTTTCATCTACTTAATTCGTACAAGAATGGCTTATATTAAGCTAGGCAAAAAAGTTGAATTTGATGGAAAGGTAAAAGAAAGATTAGAAAAAATTTGGGTGAATGTGTTTGGACAGAAAAAGCTCTTAAAAGATAAGAAGAGTGGAATCATTCATGTGATGTTTTTCTATGGCTTTATTCTTGTTCAATTTGGTGCCATTGATTTTATTATTAAAGGCTTAGTACCAGGTGCACATCTGCCGCTTGGACCGCTGTATCCGGCATTTACGTTTTTCCAAGAAATTATCACCTTTATGATTTTAGTTGCCGTAGTTTGGGCGTTTCACCGTCGTTATGTGGAGAAGCTTGTTCGCCTAAAACGAGGATTTAAATCAGGACTAGTATTACTTTTTATTGGTGGTTTAATGCTATCCGTATTGCTTGGGAACGGAATGGGCTTAATCTGGCATGATCATGATCTAACATGGTCTGAGCCACTTGCCTCATCATTTGCTTTTTTACTGAGCTTTGTAGGTGAAACAGGATCAATTGTTATTTTCTATATTGCATGGTGGATCCATTTACTTTTCTTATTAACGTTCTTAGTGTATGTACCACAATCAAAGCATGCGCATTTAATTGCCGGGCCTGCGAATGTGTACTTTAACCGTACATCAAACCCCGGTAAACTTGAAAAAATTGATTTCGAAGATGAAACACAAGAATCATTCGGGGTTGGCAAAATTGAAGACTTTACACAACCACAGTTAATTGATTTATATGCATGTGTTGAATGTGGGCGCTGTACAAATATGTGTCCGGCGACAGGGACAGGGAAAATACTTTCTCCGATGGACCTGATCATTAAGCTGCGTGACCATTTAACCTTTACAGGAGCAGCTGTTACACAAAAACAACCATGGGTGCCGGCTGTAGCATTCAGTGGCACAAAAGGAAATCAAATTGCAATGATGGCAGCTAGCTCAGGTGCGCAAGAAACGGCAGCAACTGGCTATAGTGCTTCATTAATCGGTGATGTGATTACAGAAGAAGAAATTTGGGCTTGTACAACGTGCCGTAACTGTGAAGATCAATGTCCGGTTATGAATGAGCATGTTGATAAAATCATTGATATGCGCCGTTATCTAGTGCTAACAGAAGGAAAAATGGATGCAGATGCTCAGCGTGCAATGACAAACATTGAACGCCAAGGAAATCCTTGGGGACTTAACCGTAAAGAGCGTGAAACATGGCGTGAAGCACGCGAAGATGTACACGTTCCAACGGTAAAAGAAATGAGCAAATCAGGAGAAGAGTTTGAATACTTATTTTGGGTTGGCTCAATGGGCTCTTACGATAACCGCAGTCAAAAAATTGCTTTATCTTTTGCAAAACTTCTTAACGAAGCTGGAGTTAAATTTGCGATTCTTGGTAACAAAGAGAAAAACTCAGGAGATACACCGCGTCGCCTTGGGAATGAATTTTTATTCCAGGAGCTTGCAACGAAAAATATTGATGAGTTTGTAAAAAATGATGTGAAAAAGATCGTCACAATCGATCCACATGCTTATAATATCTTTAAAAATGAATACCCGGATTTCGGGTTAGAAGCAGAGGTTTATCACCATACAGAATTGCTTGCAGAGCTAGTGGCTTCTGGAAGACTGAAACCAAGCCTTCCTGTTAATGAAACCATTACATTCCACGATTCTTGTTACCTAGGAAGATACAATGAAGTGTATGATGCACCACGTAATATTTTAAAAGCAATTCCTGGTGTGAAGCTCATTGAAATGGAGCGTAATCGTGAAAAAGGAATGTGCTGTGGAGCTGGTGGAGGCTTAATGTGGACAGAAGAAGATACAGGAAGCCGCATTAACGTTGCGAGAACAGAGCAAGCATTAGCTGTGAATCCATCGGTGATTAGCTCAGGCTGTCCGTATTGCTTAACGATGTTAAGTGATGGAACAAAAGCAAAAGAAGTAGAAGAAACGGTTAGCACATATGATGTTGCTGAGCTTCTAGAAAAGTCGATATTTGGCGAACAAAAAGAGCTAGTTTCATAG
- the cls gene encoding cardiolipin synthase: MNIVFIICFIIVAIISWWTIDYHLGRRSHLATSKYTQFPQRKSDITLITDGDTLYKDLFESIKNSTKSIHVLFFIVKNDEISHEFLTILGERASQGVEVRLLLDYVGSSKLTKKRIQALKDKGVRLAFSHKPKFPYLFYTLQARNHRKITVLDGKTSYLGGFNIGKEYLGNDPKLGYWRDFHLKITGEGTADLQKQFLKDWYDSTGEDDVENLEYYPTLPSGKSEHLFISTYGENLKKHFISFIQNANKEILICSPYFIPGKEILDELLAATSRGVQVRIMVPMRKDHPLVKEASFPYFGPLLLAGCEIYRYYHGFFHAKMIMIDDHLCDIGTANFDKRSFYLNDEMNCLIYDREFIQEVKKFVQGDFGRSELLTYQAYQSRSFFEKGKEKFATLVSHFL, encoded by the coding sequence TTGAACATCGTATTCATTATTTGCTTTATCATAGTGGCAATTATTAGTTGGTGGACGATTGATTATCACCTTGGTAGAAGAAGTCATCTGGCAACAAGCAAGTACACGCAATTTCCTCAACGTAAAAGTGATATTACCCTTATTACAGATGGAGATACTTTATATAAAGATCTTTTTGAGAGCATTAAAAATAGTACAAAAAGTATTCATGTGCTATTCTTCATTGTGAAAAATGATGAGATCAGTCATGAGTTTTTAACGATTTTGGGTGAAAGAGCGAGTCAAGGTGTCGAAGTGCGCCTTTTACTTGACTATGTAGGTAGCTCGAAGCTTACGAAAAAAAGGATTCAAGCTCTAAAAGACAAGGGTGTACGTCTTGCTTTTAGCCATAAACCTAAGTTTCCCTATCTTTTTTATACCCTACAAGCTAGAAATCATCGAAAAATTACAGTTTTAGATGGTAAAACCTCTTATTTAGGCGGCTTTAATATCGGAAAAGAGTATCTTGGAAATGACCCAAAGTTAGGGTATTGGAGAGATTTTCATCTAAAAATAACTGGTGAAGGTACAGCTGATTTACAGAAACAATTTTTAAAGGATTGGTACGACTCTACTGGTGAGGATGATGTAGAAAATCTCGAGTACTACCCTACCCTGCCTTCTGGTAAGAGTGAGCATCTGTTCATTTCTACATATGGAGAAAATCTAAAAAAACACTTTATTTCATTTATTCAGAATGCTAATAAGGAAATTTTAATTTGCTCGCCTTATTTCATTCCAGGTAAAGAAATATTAGACGAGCTATTAGCTGCCACATCAAGAGGTGTGCAAGTCAGAATAATGGTGCCGATGCGAAAGGATCATCCCCTTGTAAAAGAGGCTTCATTCCCTTACTTTGGCCCTCTTTTACTTGCAGGATGTGAAATTTATCGATATTACCATGGCTTCTTTCACGCAAAAATGATTATGATTGACGATCATCTTTGTGACATCGGAACAGCAAACTTTGATAAAAGAAGCTTTTATTTAAACGACGAAATGAACTGCCTTATTTATGACCGCGAATTCATTCAAGAGGTAAAGAAATTTGTTCAAGGTGATTTTGGTCGTTCAGAGTTGTTAACCTATCAGGCATACCAAAGCCGATCTTTTTTTGAAAAAGGAAAGGAAAAGTTTGCTACGTTGGTGTCACATTTTTTGTAA
- the uvsE gene encoding UV DNA damage repair endonuclease UvsE, whose product MIIRFGYVSHALSLWDCSPAKSLTFTRWKKLDEQERHDQLLFVTKQNLEHTLRMMHYNIAHEIMVYRMSSSIVPLATHPEVLWDYKTPFKDLLTEIGDLVKKYKLRTSFHPNQFTLFTSDKKHITENAVGDMTYHYDLLDAMGLADEAIINIHVGGAYGDKTKATERFHENIKKLPGHIKRRMTLENDDKTYTTSETLAICQKEKIPLLFDYHHYMANKDDDEDFVELLPTIFDTWDWVGIHPKIHVSSPKSEKEFRSHADYVDAEFLMPLLKGLKELNVDVDLMIEAKQKDRAALKLCEDVAKIRGVKRIGGATIEW is encoded by the coding sequence ATGATTATTCGGTTCGGCTATGTGTCACATGCTCTTTCTCTATGGGATTGTTCACCAGCCAAATCATTAACATTCACAAGATGGAAAAAGCTCGATGAACAAGAACGGCACGATCAATTATTGTTTGTAACGAAGCAAAATCTAGAACACACATTACGAATGATGCACTACAATATTGCCCACGAAATAATGGTATACAGGATGTCATCATCGATTGTTCCGCTTGCCACTCATCCTGAGGTACTTTGGGATTATAAAACACCTTTTAAAGATCTGCTCACTGAAATTGGAGACTTAGTGAAAAAGTATAAGCTGCGGACGAGTTTTCATCCAAATCAATTCACACTGTTTACAAGTGATAAAAAGCATATTACAGAAAATGCAGTTGGCGATATGACCTATCATTATGACTTATTGGATGCGATGGGACTTGCAGATGAAGCCATTATTAACATCCATGTCGGCGGAGCTTACGGTGATAAGACAAAGGCTACAGAGCGATTTCATGAAAATATTAAGAAACTGCCTGGACACATAAAAAGAAGAATGACTCTTGAAAATGATGATAAAACCTATACAACGTCAGAAACATTGGCAATTTGTCAAAAAGAGAAGATTCCCCTTTTATTTGATTATCATCACTACATGGCAAATAAAGATGATGATGAGGATTTCGTAGAACTGCTTCCTACTATTTTTGATACGTGGGATTGGGTCGGTATACACCCAAAAATACATGTTTCCTCTCCAAAGTCTGAGAAGGAATTTCGTAGTCATGCTGATTATGTTGATGCTGAGTTTTTAATGCCGTTATTAAAAGGGTTGAAAGAACTGAATGTTGACGTTGATTTGATGATTGAAGCGAAGCAAAAGGATAGAGCAGCATTGAAGCTTTGTGAGGATGTTGCGAAGATTAGAGGAGTTAAGCGGATTGGTGGCGCTACTATAGAATGGTAG
- a CDS encoding family 14 glycosylhydrolase has protein sequence MCQFFKRFGISLLIILLTVSSLFSTSASADIKSDYKTYVMAPLTKITNWSDFAKQLATLKSNGVYALTTDVWWGDVEKNGNNQFDWSYYRQYAQTVRESGLKWVPIISTHQCGGNVGDDCNIPIPSWVWNLASTDTLTHKSETGYVNKETLSPWATGVISTQYDELYESFSQNFSDYKDIIIKIYLSGGPAGELRFPSYVSSDGWSYPSRGKLQAYTDTAKSDFRTNMQAKYSTLTNLNTAWKTNLTSWNQVNPPSDGDNFFSSGAAYNSQYGKDFMTWYQNVLIKHLTLISQKAHENFDATFGVPVGAKIAGIHWKMNDPSMPHAAEYSAGYYNYASILDQFKASNLHLTFTCLEMDNSQEFTSPYYSAPKALVTQIANLATQRGIVLNGENALAISSSDASYSESRYRNTAQHLFNEGFSGFTLLRLANVVQSNGTKTAEMDRFRDILALQPIKVNFIVKNAPTAYGDTVYVTGNRWEMGMWNNPDGDMIKLTWDNTNKDWRGTANIAANRYYEFKAVIVGSNGSAKAWEPNGNNTWSTPNMSSNYTIQW, from the coding sequence ATGTGTCAATTTTTCAAAAGGTTTGGAATTAGTTTGCTCATTATTCTTCTCACCGTGTCTTCTCTCTTTTCAACCTCAGCAAGCGCAGACATCAAATCAGATTATAAAACATACGTAATGGCACCACTTACGAAAATCACAAACTGGAGTGATTTTGCAAAGCAGTTGGCTACTTTAAAAAGCAATGGGGTATATGCTTTAACAACTGATGTTTGGTGGGGTGATGTTGAAAAAAACGGCAATAATCAATTTGATTGGTCCTATTATCGTCAATATGCACAAACTGTAAGAGAATCAGGACTTAAATGGGTTCCGATCATCTCTACACATCAATGTGGTGGCAATGTTGGTGATGATTGCAATATTCCGATACCAAGCTGGGTTTGGAATTTAGCCTCTACTGATACACTTACTCATAAATCTGAAACCGGCTATGTAAACAAAGAAACATTATCTCCATGGGCAACGGGTGTAATCTCAACACAATATGACGAATTGTATGAATCATTCTCGCAAAATTTCTCAGACTATAAAGATATTATTATAAAAATCTACTTAAGTGGTGGACCTGCGGGTGAATTAAGATTTCCATCCTATGTATCAAGTGACGGTTGGTCCTACCCCTCAAGAGGAAAACTGCAAGCATATACAGATACAGCGAAAAGTGACTTCCGAACGAATATGCAAGCTAAGTATAGTACGTTAACAAACTTAAATACTGCTTGGAAAACAAATCTTACTTCATGGAATCAGGTAAATCCACCTTCAGATGGAGATAACTTCTTCTCCTCAGGTGCTGCCTATAATAGTCAATATGGAAAAGATTTTATGACGTGGTATCAAAATGTTTTAATTAAACATCTTACCTTAATTAGTCAGAAGGCTCATGAAAATTTTGATGCTACATTTGGTGTTCCAGTCGGCGCCAAAATTGCCGGAATCCACTGGAAAATGAATGACCCTTCGATGCCACATGCTGCTGAATACTCAGCTGGTTATTACAACTATGCAAGCATACTTGATCAGTTCAAAGCTAGTAATCTACATCTTACTTTTACATGCTTAGAGATGGACAACAGTCAAGAATTTACAAGCCCGTATTACTCAGCACCGAAGGCTCTTGTTACTCAAATTGCGAATTTGGCAACACAAAGAGGAATCGTGCTTAACGGCGAGAATGCACTGGCTATCTCTAGCTCTGATGCTAGCTATAGTGAGTCTCGCTACCGAAATACAGCACAGCACCTATTCAATGAAGGCTTCAGCGGTTTCACTTTGCTTCGATTAGCAAATGTCGTTCAGTCTAATGGAACAAAAACTGCTGAAATGGACCGCTTTCGAGATATTTTAGCTCTACAGCCGATTAAAGTTAATTTTATCGTTAAAAATGCTCCAACCGCATACGGGGATACTGTTTATGTGACAGGGAACCGCTGGGAAATGGGAATGTGGAACAATCCTGATGGAGACATGATCAAACTAACCTGGGATAACACAAATAAAGACTGGCGTGGAACAGCAAATATTGCAGCTAATCGTTACTATGAATTTAAAGCTGTAATCGTCGGCTCAAATGGAAGTGCAAAAGCATGGGAGCCTAATGGTAATAATACTTGGTCTACTCCTAATATGAGTTCGAATTATACGATTCAGTGGTAA
- the argS gene encoding arginine--tRNA ligase codes for MNIVEQVKERLKDEIKASVLKAGLAEEAQIPDVLLELPKEKAHGDYSTNMAMQLARVAKKAPRAIAEAIVENFDKEKGSIEKIEIAGPGFINFYMNNSYLSDLIPNILKAGESYGEINVGNKEKVQVEFVSANPTGDLHLGHARGAAVGDSLCNVLAKAGYDVSREYYINDAGNQINNLALSVEARYFQALGKDTEMPEDGYHGEDIVGIGKKLAEEHGDKFVEQSSDERLSFFREYGLKYEMAKLKADLEEFRVPFDVWYSETSLYHNGKIDNALAALREKGHIYEEDGATWFRSTTFGDDKDRVLIKNDGSYTYLTPDLAYHKDKLDRGFTKLINVWGADHHGYIPRMKAAIEALGYGKDTLEVEIIQLVHLYKNGEKMKMSKRTGKAVTMRDLIEEVGLDAVRYFFAMRSADTHMDFDLDLAVSKSNENPVYYAQYAHARICSMLRQGEEQGLSFEDNLKLDEISSEKEFDLLKKLGEFPQAVAEAAQKRIPHRITNYIYDLASTLHSFYNAEKVLDPENTEKSRARLGLMKATQVTLQNALTIIGVSAPEKM; via the coding sequence ATGAATATCGTTGAGCAAGTCAAAGAACGGTTAAAAGATGAAATCAAAGCTTCCGTTTTAAAAGCTGGTTTAGCTGAAGAAGCGCAAATTCCAGATGTATTATTAGAACTTCCAAAGGAAAAGGCACATGGAGATTATTCAACAAACATGGCGATGCAACTTGCACGTGTAGCGAAAAAGGCACCACGCGCGATTGCAGAAGCAATTGTTGAAAACTTCGATAAAGAAAAAGGTTCAATTGAAAAAATTGAAATTGCTGGCCCTGGGTTCATTAACTTTTACATGAATAACAGCTACCTTTCAGACTTAATTCCAAACATCCTAAAGGCTGGCGAAAGCTACGGTGAAATAAACGTAGGAAACAAAGAAAAAGTTCAAGTAGAGTTTGTTTCTGCAAATCCAACAGGCGACCTTCACTTAGGTCATGCACGTGGAGCTGCTGTAGGTGATTCATTATGTAACGTATTAGCAAAAGCTGGGTACGATGTATCTCGTGAGTACTACATTAATGATGCCGGAAACCAAATTAACAACTTAGCTCTTTCAGTAGAAGCGCGTTACTTCCAAGCACTAGGTAAGGATACAGAAATGCCTGAGGATGGCTACCATGGGGAAGACATTGTTGGCATCGGAAAAAAGCTTGCTGAAGAGCACGGTGATAAATTCGTTGAGCAATCAAGTGACGAGCGCTTAAGCTTTTTTAGAGAATACGGATTAAAATACGAAATGGCAAAGCTAAAAGCTGACTTAGAAGAATTCCGTGTGCCATTTGATGTGTGGTACTCAGAAACATCTCTTTATCACAACGGAAAAATTGATAATGCCCTTGCTGCGTTAAGAGAAAAGGGCCACATCTATGAAGAAGATGGTGCAACATGGTTCCGTTCAACAACATTCGGTGATGACAAAGACCGCGTTTTAATTAAAAATGACGGCTCTTACACATATTTAACACCAGACCTTGCTTATCACAAGGACAAGCTTGACCGTGGCTTTACAAAGCTAATCAACGTATGGGGAGCAGACCACCACGGCTACATTCCTCGTATGAAGGCAGCAATTGAAGCACTAGGCTATGGCAAGGATACTCTTGAAGTAGAAATCATTCAGCTTGTTCATCTTTACAAAAACGGTGAAAAAATGAAGATGAGTAAACGTACAGGTAAAGCTGTTACTATGCGTGATTTGATTGAAGAAGTAGGTCTTGATGCCGTACGTTACTTCTTCGCGATGAGAAGTGCCGATACACATATGGACTTTGACCTTGATCTTGCTGTCTCAAAATCAAACGAAAACCCTGTATACTACGCACAATATGCTCATGCACGTATTTGCAGCATGCTGCGCCAAGGGGAAGAACAGGGATTATCATTTGAAGATAACCTAAAATTAGATGAAATTTCATCAGAAAAAGAATTTGACTTACTGAAAAAACTAGGCGAATTCCCACAAGCAGTAGCGGAAGCAGCTCAAAAACGTATTCCGCACCGCATTACAAATTACATTTATGACCTAGCATCAACACTTCACAGCTTCTACAACGCTGAAAAAGTGCTGGATCCTGAAAACACAGAAAAAAGCCGCGCAAGACTAGGCCTAATGAAAGCAACACAAGTTACATTACAAAATGCATTGACGATCATAGGTGTTTCTGCACCTGAAAAGATGTAA
- a CDS encoding DUF1934 domain-containing protein has protein sequence MSESTPIRIHVLSEIQNQHDDDKETIEVSTTGEYFLKGKTIYLRYDETHELGSVKTTVKIADREVMVMRSGAVTMKQRFIEDEVTLTDYGTPFGKLQLETYTKSLTKEKTELEDKLVILYDLQIDENEKHVHKLMITYKEEYQ, from the coding sequence ATGTCAGAAAGCACGCCTATTAGAATCCATGTGTTGTCGGAGATCCAGAATCAACATGATGATGATAAAGAAACGATTGAGGTTTCAACAACAGGTGAATACTTTTTAAAGGGGAAAACCATTTATCTCCGTTATGATGAAACTCATGAACTCGGATCTGTCAAAACAACTGTGAAAATTGCTGATCGTGAGGTTATGGTTATGCGATCTGGTGCGGTTACGATGAAACAGCGTTTTATCGAAGATGAGGTAACACTAACCGATTATGGTACACCATTTGGCAAGCTTCAATTAGAAACATATACAAAATCACTAACAAAAGAAAAAACAGAGCTTGAAGATAAGCTCGTTATTTTATATGATTTGCAAATAGATGAAAATGAAAAGCATGTACATAAACTGATGATTACCTATAAGGAGGAGTATCAATGA
- a CDS encoding CAP domain-containing protein: MKKKIILSVVAGAALLMANPIVDKADAASNTTQSKVYYYQSGNVDMERINALLQKYYSQFKIQQPTQQPETTTKEEPTKVEQKPTTQEPDTQQPTAEQPTTQEPTTQQPTTQQPAQTEQTTEQASYQLSQYEQQVVDLTNQERAKQGLPALKVDFTLSKVAREKSLDMQKNNYFSHTSPTYGSPFDMMKKFGVTYRTAGENIAKGQRTPQEVVNAWMNSSGHRANILSSNFTHIGVGYVAEGNYWTQQFIGK; the protein is encoded by the coding sequence ATGAAAAAGAAAATCATATTGTCAGTCGTAGCAGGTGCAGCATTATTAATGGCAAATCCAATCGTTGATAAAGCTGATGCGGCTTCAAACACTACACAATCAAAAGTTTACTATTATCAATCTGGTAATGTTGATATGGAGCGCATTAATGCTCTGCTACAAAAATATTATAGTCAATTTAAAATTCAACAACCAACACAACAACCAGAAACAACTACTAAGGAAGAACCAACAAAAGTAGAGCAGAAGCCAACAACTCAAGAGCCTGATACTCAACAACCAACAGCTGAGCAGCCAACGACTCAGGAACCTACTACTCAACAGCCGACTACACAGCAACCAGCTCAAACAGAACAAACAACTGAGCAAGCTAGCTACCAGCTAAGTCAATACGAGCAGCAAGTAGTAGATTTAACAAACCAAGAACGTGCAAAACAAGGTCTACCAGCTTTAAAAGTTGATTTCACACTAAGCAAAGTAGCCCGTGAGAAATCATTAGACATGCAAAAAAATAACTACTTTTCACATACAAGCCCAACATACGGCTCACCGTTTGATATGATGAAGAAATTTGGCGTAACATACCGTACAGCAGGCGAAAACATCGCAAAAGGCCAACGCACTCCACAAGAAGTTGTAAACGCGTGGATGAACAGCTCAGGCCACCGTGCAAACATCCTAAGTTCAAACTTTACTCACATTGGGGTAGGTTATGTAGCGGAAGGTAACTATTGGACTCAGCAGTTTATTGGGAAATAA